One Planctomycetota bacterium genomic region harbors:
- a CDS encoding fasciclin domain-containing protein: MKIATIAAAAAAVALTGFAATSTFAGDCGSCTSSKKADTYVAAGDYGEKQKDIVATAIGAGKFNTLATALTEAGLVETLQGDGPFTVFAPKDEAFAALPEGALDGLLADKEALKNVLLYHVVAGQAVAAETVITLDGQSVETANGGSVAISVVDGKVMLNGDIEVIKTDVKASNGIIHVIDGVLLP, encoded by the coding sequence ATGAAGATTGCCACCATCGCCGCCGCTGCGGCCGCCGTTGCCCTGACCGGCTTTGCCGCCACCTCGACTTTCGCCGGCGACTGCGGCTCGTGCACGAGCTCGAAGAAGGCCGACACGTACGTCGCGGCCGGTGACTACGGCGAAAAGCAGAAGGACATCGTCGCCACCGCCATCGGTGCCGGCAAGTTCAACACGCTCGCCACCGCCCTCACCGAGGCCGGCCTGGTCGAGACCCTTCAGGGCGACGGTCCGTTCACCGTCTTCGCCCCCAAGGATGAAGCCTTCGCCGCGCTGCCCGAGGGTGCCCTCGACGGCCTGCTCGCCGACAAGGAAGCCCTCAAGAATGTGCTCCTTTACCACGTCGTAGCTGGTCAGGCCGTTGCCGCTGAGACCGTCATCACGCTCGACGGTCAGTCAGTTGAGACCGCCAACGGCGGTTCCGTGGCCATCTCCGTCGTCGACGGCAAGGTCATGCTCAACGGCGACATTGAGGTCATCAAGACCGACGTGAAGGCCTCCAACGGCATCATCCACGTCATTGATGGCGTGCTGCTCCCGTAA
- the folE gene encoding GTP cyclohydrolase I FolE, whose protein sequence is MRPLDVDLGRIEAAVREILFAIGEDPDREGLLRTPHRVAKAYAELFAGLGEKPRIHLKTVFDENYDEIVLLRDIPFHSMCEHHLLPFTGKAHVAYLPKGKVVGLSKLARLVEGYARRPQVQERLTMQIADALMEELDAKGAAVVIDASHTCMTMRGIKKPGATMTTSAMRGLFKSDPRTRTEAMALIKG, encoded by the coding sequence CTGAGGCCTCTGGACGTCGATTTAGGCCGCATTGAAGCCGCCGTTCGCGAAATTTTGTTCGCCATCGGCGAGGACCCGGACCGGGAGGGGCTTCTCCGCACGCCCCACCGGGTGGCCAAGGCGTACGCCGAACTTTTCGCCGGGCTGGGCGAAAAACCGCGTATCCATCTCAAGACCGTCTTCGACGAGAACTACGACGAAATTGTCCTACTCCGCGACATTCCGTTCCACAGCATGTGCGAACACCACCTGCTGCCGTTCACCGGCAAAGCCCATGTCGCATATCTGCCCAAGGGAAAAGTCGTCGGGCTGAGCAAACTCGCACGGCTCGTCGAGGGTTACGCCCGCCGGCCCCAGGTGCAAGAACGGCTCACCATGCAGATCGCCGACGCGTTGATGGAAGAGCTCGACGCCAAGGGAGCCGCGGTCGTGATCGACGCGTCTCACACCTGCATGACCATGCGTGGTATCAAGAAGCCCGGTGCCACGATGACCACCAGCGCCATGCGCGGCCTGTTCAAGTCCGACCCGCGCACCCGGACCGAAGCCATGGCGCTGATCAAAGGCTGA
- a CDS encoding Fe(2+)-trafficking protein, translating to MDDTTAQRIAQFRKMATDDPDNELGHFSLGRALMEVGEHAEAIESFDRALSINGQLSKAYQLKAESLLATDQKDAAVASLQTGAVTAAARGDVLPKKAMIEKLEELGADVPEEARTSSGPQVDVGEGEVFDIRTGEVGRKLARPPFRNRLGAIIHEHISQESWQEWIGMGTKVINELRLPLSDPKAQEVFDQHMIEFLNLQDTLDADEAYQAELAAKKAK from the coding sequence ATGGACGACACCACCGCCCAACGGATCGCACAGTTTCGCAAGATGGCGACCGACGACCCGGACAACGAGCTGGGCCATTTCTCGCTGGGACGTGCGCTCATGGAAGTTGGCGAACACGCCGAAGCGATCGAGAGCTTCGACCGAGCTCTGTCCATCAACGGGCAGCTCTCCAAGGCGTATCAACTCAAGGCCGAGAGCCTGTTGGCGACCGACCAGAAAGACGCCGCCGTCGCGAGCTTGCAGACCGGTGCGGTGACCGCTGCGGCTCGGGGCGACGTGTTGCCCAAGAAGGCGATGATCGAAAAGCTCGAGGAACTCGGTGCCGACGTGCCCGAGGAAGCCCGGACGAGCAGCGGGCCGCAGGTCGACGTCGGCGAGGGCGAGGTGTTCGACATCCGCACCGGCGAGGTCGGCCGCAAACTCGCCCGCCCGCCCTTCCGCAATCGCTTGGGTGCGATCATCCACGAGCACATCTCGCAAGAGTCGTGGCAGGAATGGATCGGCATGGGAACCAAGGTCATCAACGAACTCCGCTTGCCGCTGAGCGATCCCAAGGCACAGGAAGTTTTCGACCAGCACATGATCGAGTTCCTCAATCTCCAAGACACGCTCGACGCCGACGAGGCGTATCAGGCCGAGCTCGCCGCGAAGAAAGCGAAGTAG